In the genome of Triticum urartu cultivar G1812 chromosome 5, Tu2.1, whole genome shotgun sequence, one region contains:
- the LOC125511228 gene encoding protein transport protein SEC13 homolog B-like produces the protein MPPHKIETGHQDVVHDIAMDYYGKRLATASSDNTIKIIGVSGTSQQQLATLSGHQGPVWQVAWAHPKYGSMLASCSYDGRVIIWKEGGKPDEWTQFHTFTEHKSSVNSIAWAPHELGICLACGSSDGNISVFTARSDGGWETTRIDQAHPVGVTSVSWAPAMAPGALISPGPSGQFEYVQKLASGGCDNTVKVWKLTNGSWRMDCFPALQMHRDWVRDVAWAPNLGLPKSTIASASQDGTVVIWTAPKEGEQWEGRVLNDFRTPVWRLSWSLTGNILAVSDGNNNVTLWKEAVDGEWQQVTTVEP, from the coding sequence ATGCCTCCTCATAAGATAGAGACTGGGCACCAGGATGTGGTGCATGACATCGCGATGGATTACTACGGGAAGCGCCTCGCCACTGCATCCTCTGATAACACAATAAAGATCATTGGCGTAAGTGGCACCTCGCAGCAGCAACTTGCTACTTTGAGCGGACACCAGGGCCCAGTTTGGCAAGTCGCGTGGGCTCATCCTAAGTATGGTTCCATGCTTGCATCCTGCAGCTATGATGGGCGGGTTATAATATGGAAAGAAGGGGGCAAACCTGATGAGTGGACACAGTTTCACACTTTCACTGAGCACAAGTCTTCTGTAAATTCCATTGCTTGGGCGCCTCATGAACTCGGCATCTGCTTGGCTTGTGGTTCATCTGATGGGAACATTTCAGTCTTCACAGCTCGTTCTGATGGTGGGTGGGAGACGACGCGCATCGACCAGGCTCATCCAGTGGGCGTGACCTCTGTTTCCTGGGCTCCAGCGATGGCCCCTGGTGCCCTAATCAGCCCAGGGCCTTCTGGGCAGTTTGAATATGTTCAGAAACTTGCTTCTGGTGGCTGTGACAACACTGTCAAGGTGTGGAAGCTCACCAACGGAAGTTGGAGGATGGACTGCTTCCCAGCCCTTCAGATGCACAGGGACTGGGTGAGAGACGTCGCCTGGGCTCCAAACCTAGGCCTCCCAAAGTCCACAATCGCCAGCGCCTCTCAGGATGGAACTGTAGTCATCTGGACAGCGCCGAAAGAAGGCGAGCAATGGGAAGGCAGGGTTCTGAATGATTTCAGAACCCCTGTTTGGAGGTTGTCATGGTCGCTGACAGGAAACATACTGGCGGTCTCTGATGGCAACAACAATGTGACCCTGTGGAAAGAAGCTGTGGACGGTGAATGGCAGCAAGTGACTACCGTCGAGCCATAG